From Theileria annulata chromosome 1, complete sequence, *** SEQUENCING IN PROGRESS ***, one genomic window encodes:
- a CDS encoding oxidoreductase, putative (Tap349e08.q2ks7.C.cand.57 - score = 53.10), with product MSRCCIVYGSETGNTEVASFSTYLYFRRNGVPVEIHLADFVAPKFLSSFEYVLFFVPTCAFGEFPHNFESFINSLINIEGKLDSAKRNVRENKGYLEKLKYTIFGLGDSRYPLYNFAARRLQSLLKSLGAAEFFPLAFGDEQHPLGYSGELIPWRNDLLNYFTENMVVNNFSEEDCFEKYNLPFTITFSESISQSTSLSHTIAGADLATNNTLNDYNIVDINCLDTKNKSSNNVDSLSINPKIALGDNKSDYKTGRVVCNKIITSESHFSNVRTIVIETESPVYKTGDVFCCLPTDNTVGNMLKTINLNPNMILKISYNPNFNSSKFTIQTVLSVHNEHKLRIVSKIFGNPIRIIPENSGFGSGSISSRKIEFDKFITMEELFSKYLCLRNICTPFQMHFMSMYTNNKLHKEKLQEMAGDTIEGCLEYYRYCWLEKRSFYDVLYDFPSVKLPLEILINICNPYYSRLYSISSSEVDFVNKFLYTIPRYPKSFNYFSLKQFLDHKYNRSNRIELCVGSVKYVTPYKRRLEGLNSAYFSNLMAEDKVDFLIYKPLFSKLISNVEVPVLFIATGTGITVIKPFIQFRAFKLKEIWKNYGYVTNVKDLAFIGFRRPNQDHLYTDFHMYRSWCRFIFVYSRASKTKFYVQDSIRLNSSIVYPVLRDGLVLIGGKSHPMPSQVLEALSFVLEKEAGFGSDAAKRFIDDSIKENKIIIDSWG from the exons atgagtaGATGTTGTATAGTATATGGTTCAGAAACAGGCAATACGGAGGTGGCCTCGTTTTCtacatatttatatttccGAAGGAATGGAGTTCCAGTTGAGATTCACCTTGCTGACTTTGTCGCCCCCAAATTTCTGTCATCCTTTGAGTATGTTCTGTTCTTTGTTCCAACCTGCGCATTCGGTGAATTCCCTCATAACTTTGAGTCTTTCATTAACTCGCTAATCAATATAGAAGGCAAACTTGATAGTGCTAAACGTAATGTTAGGGAAAATAAAGGTTACTTGGAGAAGTTgaaatatacaatatttgGGCTTGGAGATAGTAGATACCCTTTGTATAACTTTGCAGCTAGAAGACTTCAATCTTTGTTAAAATCTCTTGGTGCTGCTGAGTTCTTTCCATTGGCTTTTGGAGACGAACAGCATCCATTGGGATATTCTGGCGAACTCATACCATGGAGAAATGATCTTCTAAACTATTTTACTGAAAACATGgttgtaaataatttttctgAAGAGGATTGTTTTGAAAAGTATAATTTACCCTTTACAATTACTTTTTCTGAATCTATTTCGCAGTCAACATCACTGTCACATACCATTGCTGGAGCTGACTTAGCAACTAATAACACACTCAATgattataatattgtagACATTAACTGTCTTGatactaaaaataaatcctCTAATAATGTAGATAGCCTATCGATAAATCCTAAAATTGCTTTGGGAGACAATAAGTCAGACTATAAAACTGGAAGAGTAGTATGTAATAAGATTATCACAAGTGAATCGCATTTCTCCAATGTAAGAACAATAGTGATAGAAACTGAATCACCAGTGTATAAAACAGGAGATGTATTTTGTTGCCTTCCAACTGATAACACTGTTGGAAATATGCTGAAAACGATAAACCTGAACCCCAATATGATCCTTAAGATAAGTTATAACCCAAACTTTAATTCCTCAAAATTCACAATTCAAACGGTTTTGTCCGTTCACAATGAGCATAAGCTGAGGATtgtttctaaaatttttggAAATCCAATAAGGATAATCCCAGAAAATTCTGGTTTTGGAAGTGGATCAATATCGTCTAGGAAGATTGAATTTGACAAGTTTATTACGATGGAAGAACTGTTCTCTAAGTATTTGTGTCTAAGGAATATTTGCACACCTTTTCAAATGCATTTTATGTCAATGTACACAAATAATAAGCTTCACAAGGAAAAATTGCAAGAAATGGCAGGTGATACGATAGAGGGCTGCTTAGAGTACTACAGGTACTGCTGGCTTGAAAAAAGGTCCTTTTATGACGTACTTTATGACTTTCCGAGTGTTAAATTACCCTTAGAAATACTTATTAACATTTGCAACCCATACTACTCAAGGCTTTATTCAATTTCTTCCAGTGAGGTTGACTTTGTCAATAAGTTCCTTTACACAATTCCTAGGTATCCAAAATCTTTCAATTACTTTTCACTGAAGCAGTTCCTAGACCACAAGTACAATCGCAGTAACAGGATAGAGTTGTGCGTAGGATCAGTAAAGTATGTAACACCGTATAAAAGACGCCTTGAAGGCTTAAATTCAGcttatttttcaaatctGATGGCTGAGGATAAGGTTGATTTTTTGATATATAAGCCGTTGTTTTCAAAACTCATTTCTAATGTTGAAGTCCCAGTACTATTTATCGCAACAGGAACTGGAATTACTGTCATTAAGCCATTCATACAATTTAGAGCATTTAAAC TGAAGGAAATCTGGAAGAATTATGGATATGTTACGAATGTCAAGGATTTGGCGTTTATTGGATTCAGGAGACCGAACCAGGACCACTTGTACACTGATTTTCACATGTACAGGAGCTGGTGTAGGTTCATTTTCGTGTACTCTAGAGCGTCAAAAACAAAGTTCTACGTCCAAGACTCAATTCGACTAAACTCATCAATA GTTTATCCTGTATTGAGAGATGGGTTGGTGCTGATTGGAGGGAAGTCCCATCCCATGCCCTCCCAGGTTCTTGAGGCACTTTCATTTGTTTTGGAGAAGGAGGCGGGTTTTGGAAGTGACGCTGCTAAAAGGTTCATTGACGATAGCATTaaggaaaataaaatcataaTTGACTCTTGGGgataa